One genomic window of Magnolia sinica isolate HGM2019 chromosome 3, MsV1, whole genome shotgun sequence includes the following:
- the LOC131240090 gene encoding WAT1-related protein At3g18200-like isoform X2, producing MLAPSALVGSAERLAPHASMIFVQLSSAAYVVVSRVILTQGISSTVFLVYQFALATIFMAALAFIFERKNRPPLTKSILCWIFLLALIGLTLSQNLLSACLYYISSTLEAAVVNLNPVFTFILSIMSMQENLGINTWWGKGKIFGTLLSVSGASTLMFWKDSTESLLGTTSLTEWVFGLVMVVLGVLALSTWILLLRPMTKRYPAEFSLTAIMFFFGTLQTAVIAIFTSHEATEWRLHWD from the exons ATGTTGGCCCCTTCTGCTTTGGTAGGAAGTGCAGAGAGGTTAGCTCCACATGCGAGTATGATATTTGTTCAGCTCAGCTCAGCGGCTTATGTTGTGGTTAGTAGGGTCATACTCACACAAGGGATAAGCTCTACTGTCTTTCTTGTCTATCAATTTGCATTAGCTACAATCTTCATGGCGGCATTGGCTTTTATCTTTGAAAG GAAAAATAGGCCTCCCCTTACAAAATCTATCTTATGCTGGATTTTTCTACTTGCTTTAATTGG GTTAACGTTGTCACAAAACCTATTATCAGCGTGCTTGTACTACATCTCTAGCACATTGGAGGCTGCAGTTGTCAACCTAAATCCAGTCTTTACTTTCATATTATCTATAATGTCAATGCAAGAGAATCTTGGAATCAACACCTGGTGGGGTAAAGGGAAGATCTTTGGGACTCTTTTATCTGTCTCTGGTGCTTCAACTCTCATGTTCTGGAAAGATTCAACTGAGAGTCTGCTTGGCACAACCAGCTTGACAGAATGGGTGTTTGGCTTGGTTATGGTGGTTCTTGGGGTTCTTGCACTTAGCACATGGATTTTGTTGCTG AGGCCGATGACAAAACGATACCCAGCAGAGTTTTCCCTGACAGCCATAATGTTTTTCTTTGGAACATTACAAACAGCTGTCATAGCCATATTTACGAGTCACGAAGCCACAGAATGGAGGCTTCATTGGGATTAA
- the LOC131240090 gene encoding WAT1-related protein At4g15540-like isoform X3: MLAPSALVGSAERLAPHASMIFVQLSSAAYVVVSRVILTQGISSTVFLVYQFALATIFMAALAFIFERLTLSQNLLSACLYYISSTLEAAVVNLNPVFTFILSIMSMQENLGINTWWGKGKIFGTLLSVSGASTLMFWKDSTESLLGTTSLTEWVFGLVMVVLGVLALSTWILLLALFYCGLSNLFTTWCPGVKGPIFVASFAPFGLVLTTILEIIFLGDTLYLGR; this comes from the exons ATGTTGGCCCCTTCTGCTTTGGTAGGAAGTGCAGAGAGGTTAGCTCCACATGCGAGTATGATATTTGTTCAGCTCAGCTCAGCGGCTTATGTTGTGGTTAGTAGGGTCATACTCACACAAGGGATAAGCTCTACTGTCTTTCTTGTCTATCAATTTGCATTAGCTACAATCTTCATGGCGGCATTGGCTTTTATCTTTGAAAG GTTAACGTTGTCACAAAACCTATTATCAGCGTGCTTGTACTACATCTCTAGCACATTGGAGGCTGCAGTTGTCAACCTAAATCCAGTCTTTACTTTCATATTATCTATAATGTCAATGCAAGAGAATCTTGGAATCAACACCTGGTGGGGTAAAGGGAAGATCTTTGGGACTCTTTTATCTGTCTCTGGTGCTTCAACTCTCATGTTCTGGAAAGATTCAACTGAGAGTCTGCTTGGCACAACCAGCTTGACAGAATGGGTGTTTGGCTTGGTTATGGTGGTTCTTGGGGTTCTTGCACTTAGCACATGGATTTTGTTGCTG GCCTTGTTTTACTGTGGCTTATCGAACCTCTTCACTACATGGTGTCCTGGAGTAAAGGGACCCATCTTTGTGGCCTCATTTGCTCCTTTTGGCTTGGTTTTGACCACGATCCTGGAAATTATATTTCTAGGCGACACCTTGTACTTGGGAAGGTAA
- the LOC131240090 gene encoding WAT1-related protein At3g18200-like isoform X1 gives MLAPSALVGSAERLAPHASMIFVQLSSAAYVVVSRVILTQGISSTVFLVYQFALATIFMAALAFIFERKNRPPLTKSILCWIFLLALIGLTLSQNLLSACLYYISSTLEAAVVNLNPVFTFILSIMSMQENLGINTWWGKGKIFGTLLSVSGASTLMFWKDSTESLLGTTSLTEWVFGLVMVVLGVLALSTWILLLALFYCGLSNLFTTWCPGVKGPIFVASFAPFGLVLTTILEIIFLGDTLYLGR, from the exons ATGTTGGCCCCTTCTGCTTTGGTAGGAAGTGCAGAGAGGTTAGCTCCACATGCGAGTATGATATTTGTTCAGCTCAGCTCAGCGGCTTATGTTGTGGTTAGTAGGGTCATACTCACACAAGGGATAAGCTCTACTGTCTTTCTTGTCTATCAATTTGCATTAGCTACAATCTTCATGGCGGCATTGGCTTTTATCTTTGAAAG GAAAAATAGGCCTCCCCTTACAAAATCTATCTTATGCTGGATTTTTCTACTTGCTTTAATTGG GTTAACGTTGTCACAAAACCTATTATCAGCGTGCTTGTACTACATCTCTAGCACATTGGAGGCTGCAGTTGTCAACCTAAATCCAGTCTTTACTTTCATATTATCTATAATGTCAATGCAAGAGAATCTTGGAATCAACACCTGGTGGGGTAAAGGGAAGATCTTTGGGACTCTTTTATCTGTCTCTGGTGCTTCAACTCTCATGTTCTGGAAAGATTCAACTGAGAGTCTGCTTGGCACAACCAGCTTGACAGAATGGGTGTTTGGCTTGGTTATGGTGGTTCTTGGGGTTCTTGCACTTAGCACATGGATTTTGTTGCTG GCCTTGTTTTACTGTGGCTTATCGAACCTCTTCACTACATGGTGTCCTGGAGTAAAGGGACCCATCTTTGTGGCCTCATTTGCTCCTTTTGGCTTGGTTTTGACCACGATCCTGGAAATTATATTTCTAGGCGACACCTTGTACTTGGGAAGGTAA